tgcatgacggaagcaACGGATGACGCTtgacggacagtttcacaaaactgTTGTTCCCATTGTTCCTGTtgctaatttcatgcgaatattatgcctttatgcgtgtatacgataggatacaccattacgtATAAACCTAACCCGGTCACCTAAAATGGTGAGCCCAATAGTACAGTTTCTCTGAAAAATGCATCATTGATGTACCTTAAATCTGCAAGAATGATAAGTAGTTCAATACTTTCGTCATTCATATATGCCAAAAAAGCTTTTTAAAATTATGGATGGTGGTGATAAGATGGACTGAATGGATGAATTGAGTAAAGTGTTGAAATGGATAAAGCTAAGTACAAACCAGAACGGGTCAACCTGACTAAAACTACTTCTTCGTCCaattttaaaattcaaaattcGTTAGTAGATAATAAACAATTCAATGATCGGCACAATATGCAACATAAACAGTACAAACGTAAGGAGCTCATAATTTGCagcaaaaaacattaaaaaaaaaaaacaaaaaaacaaaaaaaaaaaaaaggatcaaAATACAAATCTAAACACCACCAAAACAAAAGACTCAATGTTAACAACCTTAACAATTAATCAATTAAATGTACAATTGATCTCCAAACTGTTACTATCACATCCGTCATCACTATTTACTCTGAACCAATAATACAAATAATCCACTTGTAACAATGCGCTGTGGAGGGCTATTTTCAGATGTTCTGGTGTTTGTGTGTATATTAATAAATtgatttctaaaagacaaactccaGAACACGAATTGAAGCATTCATGTGAAAACAAGTTGGCTTCAATCTACTAAATGTCTCATCATCATAAATCAAAAATTGCTAGTATTAAGATAAAAAAAAACAACTATAAAAAATGCATAATGCATAAATTTGGTAACGAAAAACTAAAATGTGAGAATATAAACTGGACTTTCAACTTCAATTCATATGTTCCTTGTTACATTCTTCAAAACTCAAGCAGATTAGAAATCAACTTCCGTGATCTACAAATCTTGTAGCGTGTGCAtcaccttcatcatcattaacGGTGCCCGATTGATCAAGCAGAAGTAGTGATTCTGAGTAGGTGCTAATAGAGGAACATCTCGCATAAAGCCCAAGATCGTTGAGTTGTTTCAAATTGGGTTCGTAAGCTACAAGCTTAGTTACATACCGACGGACGCCATTTTCTACTAAATATCCTCACCTTTCGATTATAAGTTGGTCATTATCCCTGGACCCCACTACTTTCCACTCCTCATGTAAGGTAACACTAAAAAGCTTGGTAAATAATTTAGAAACATGGTCCATCAACCACACATCGTGAACTTCTTCACTTTCAGTTTCAACCAGACCAAGAGAGTTTCTTAGCTTATAGATGTCGAATTCGGCTAAATCACTAGGTACATGTACTTTTGTGAATtcttcacttcccaaatcaaaagaTACGATCACGCTAGTATAATCGTCTATATAGGCACACCAGTAAATAAACCCGTTTATAACCAATGGAGTTTCGTCACACAAATCAATATTCAACCATTTACGAGGAAGTTTGGTTAACGGACTTCTCCACACCCCTGTACTTACTGTAAATACCTCAACTCGCCAAACTCTTTATATGTACTGCTGAAGGTCATCATCATATCGAGCATGTTCTTTGGAAACTTTAATGATATTTATCTTGACAATTTTAGGGTCAAGAGTGTTAGGACAAACACCAAAACCAACATTAATACGCTTATAatgaagtgcatcaattactactgaTTTTCTTATTTCAGGATTCCATATAACGTAGCGATTTAAATAATCACCTCCACTTAAATAACGACGAGTAAAGCAAAGCAAGCCATAAGAGCTACCAACAAACTTTATTTGGTTTATATTTAACTGTCGATTAAAGACCATATGATACCTTAACGAAATCTTGTGTTGGGGgaataaatcatcatcatcaactatcCAACAATACTCATCATACTCACCACCCCATAGAAGAAGACGACGTCGTTGATCCTGGTGGACAAAGTAATTCGAATTAAATTCAGAACTATCAATCAACGACTTCCATTCTTTCGAGACTGATCGAAATCGAATCAATGATTTAACAGGAAGACGGCAAAGGATTTTGATTTGTACCGAAGGCATGTAATTTGACATCGTTTTCTGTTTTGCCGTCGTTTTTTTTTTGTGTTGTTTGTTTTGTTTTGAAGATCTACGTAACCTAACAATCAATATACTCCGTATTTATAAAGATACCAAATAGGTTAAAAACCCCACAAATTCGTTGCAGGCCCATAAAGGGTTTTAGTTGGGCCGTTGGGGTATTAATAAAAAAAACGTGGAGCCCATCTAGCCTCCTCTTTTGAAAGATCCATTGACTCGGTCAATTAAACGTGTACAAATGGTTAAAAACTCCTAATTGGAGTCATTTGTAAAATGACAAAAATAGACACGGAGAAAAATaagtaactctctctctctctctctctctctatatatatatatatatatatatatatatatatatatatatatatatatatatatatatatatacactatatataacaaagagataaaatataaataacttataaaattaacaaaaaaaaaacatcGATTTACATGTTTATTTATATACAGAGTATACTCCGTAAAACAACTCTAACATTTAACAACTTGAATTCATTGAAATGTGTGGATGGATGTAAACCCATTTGGCGGCAAAGGAAATAAAGTACTGTGGATATGGATATATGTTGTAAGGATATTTAAGTAAGTAAAATAGTGTAAGGATATATACAATCATTATGTGGATATGGATAATGTGTAAACTATACAATCATTATGTGTAAGGATCCAGTCtcattgataataaaaaaaaaaaaaaaaaaaaaaaaaaaaaaaaaaaaaaaacatctgcAAAATGGTTCAGCAACTGTTAAGTATGATTTTTTATATATCACTTTTCATATATCTGTTATATCTTGTACGATCTGTAGATGATTTTTCATATATCTGTTATTTCAAATAGGGTTTTTGCTGTTTTTTAATTTGTTGTTCGGTTTAATCGTATGAAATTACAGCTTATATTTTGACAGTGTCGGTGAAATACAGGTTCAAAGTCGAAGTAACTTTTAAGTTTTAATGGTCCACTGTAATGATGCTACTCTGATACCATTGTAAATGAAACCTGTCAAACAGATATTGCACAACGAGTTTGGAACTGATGATAAGCATTTGATAACGTTCTCGCTTCATCAATGAAGATGTTTCAGTAAGGTACGTTTCAAAACATAAGTTTACAATCTGTTATTGAGTCGATTATTAGGCAACCGCCACCGTTATTGAGTCGAAACCTACCTTATACAATTTGAGTCAGCATACACAAACTTTAGTTCCAAATTAAACATGAAAACCCTTCAAAAGTTTTTGTCGTCAAGCAAACTTGGTAGAATATTGTTGGAGATCTCAATCAAATGAGTTGGTTGTGTACTTAGCTTGTGTAATGTTAAATTTTGTATGTAACTCTCAAAGTTGGTATACTACCCATATAATAGAAAAAGTTTTGAAGTTTGATACATTCTGATGTAGTTTGCCACTTACTATCATATGATGACACTGATATGTCATGTATCCTATCAATCAAATTTTAGACATCATGTGTTTACAGTATCTTTTAGACATGTTATGAAATTGTTGCAACAAACCACCCACATAAAAATGACTAATAACAATTTTCAAATAGGTAACTTTGACTTTAAAAAAGGAACCACTGACTCTAAAAGGAAACCATTGGCTTTGAAGCATTAAGAACctcttgtgcttgaactcttagtACAAAGTAATTTTCATTGTAATACCAACTCAAGAATGTGCAAATTTTCATAGTATGATGACCCGTTTGGCAGAGGAGACCCCGCCCGGTAATGGATCCGCTAATGTTTTATCTTACAAGATTGAGAATCGATCCGGAAAGAATTCTATGAAAGAGACGGTTAATGGTAAACTAAAAATCGCGGGTCCTCGAGGTTGATTGTTGTGGTCCATCTTGAGTTCTTCGGTTGGTCTCGTTCCTTTTTGTTTCATGCCATATTCGGATTTGTTTAGTTAGTTCGTTTTAAGGTTCTTGCGGGATGTTAGGGAGGCTCGTTTATAGATAGCTTTTATTTAGATGTTTTCTAAGCGCGAGCTTCCCTGTTTTCCCTATCCTTTTGTATTCCTTGTTGAGGacgttttcttttggaaaacaaccTCGGTTCTATATAAGTTTTCGCTTTTTTcgtcaaaaaataaaataaaaaaagaatgTGCAAATTTTATTATGTCTTGTGTACA
This genomic stretch from Rutidosis leptorrhynchoides isolate AG116_Rl617_1_P2 chromosome 11, CSIRO_AGI_Rlap_v1, whole genome shotgun sequence harbors:
- the LOC139874333 gene encoding putative F-box protein At1g50870, giving the protein MSNYMPSVQIKILCRLPVKSLIRFRSVSKEWKSLIDSSEFNSNYFVHQDQRRRLLLWGGEYDEYCWIVDDDDLFPQHKISLRYHMVFNRQLNINQIKFVGSSYGLLCFTRRYLSGGDYLNRYVIWNPEIRKSVVIDALHYKRINVGFGVCPNTLDPKIVKINIIKVSKEHARYDDDLQQYI